The following are encoded together in the Kribbella sp. CA-293567 genome:
- a CDS encoding carbohydrate ABC transporter permease, whose product MRQLTAGRIVTYAVLILAAIAVIFPVYYVIAGSIMSPGQISSYPPDLFPHGVFTGNYEGATSSGTPIGRQYLNSILQTSIITLSQLITSVLAAYAFVFMKMWGRTVLFGLFLGTLMVPWESIVLPNYLTITGWSVGGERLTASYAGTMLALVLPFLANAFGVFLLRQSFLQFPSELRDAATIDGCGHWRFLRQILVPLNKPALMAVGLYVFLAGWNQFFWPLLIGDSASRRTLQIGISQLNDAEAADPGLILAGVTLSILPTLAIVIFGQRFIVRGLTAGAIR is encoded by the coding sequence GTGAGACAACTGACCGCCGGACGGATCGTCACCTACGCCGTCCTGATCCTGGCCGCGATCGCGGTGATCTTCCCGGTCTACTACGTGATCGCGGGGTCGATCATGTCGCCCGGCCAGATCTCGTCGTACCCGCCGGACCTGTTCCCGCACGGCGTCTTCACCGGCAACTACGAGGGCGCGACCTCGTCCGGCACGCCGATCGGCCGGCAGTACCTGAACTCGATCCTGCAGACCTCGATCATCACCTTGTCGCAGCTGATCACCAGCGTGCTGGCGGCGTACGCGTTCGTCTTCATGAAGATGTGGGGCCGGACCGTGCTGTTCGGGCTGTTCCTCGGCACGCTGATGGTGCCGTGGGAGTCGATCGTGCTGCCGAACTACCTGACCATCACCGGCTGGTCGGTCGGTGGCGAGCGGCTGACCGCGTCGTACGCCGGCACGATGCTGGCCCTGGTGCTGCCGTTCCTGGCGAACGCGTTCGGGGTCTTCCTGCTGCGGCAGTCGTTCCTGCAGTTCCCGAGCGAGCTGCGGGACGCGGCCACCATCGACGGCTGCGGGCACTGGCGGTTCCTGCGCCAGATCCTGGTGCCGCTGAACAAGCCGGCCCTGATGGCGGTCGGGCTGTACGTCTTCCTGGCCGGCTGGAACCAGTTCTTCTGGCCGCTGCTGATCGGCGACTCGGCGTCGCGCCGTACGTTGCAGATCGGCATCAGTCAGCTCAACGACGCCGAGGCGGCCGATCCCGGCCTGATCCTGGCCGGAGTCACCCTGTCCATTCTCCCGACGCTGGCGATCGTCATCTTCGGTCAGCGTTTCATCGTCCGCGGACTGACCGCGGGCGCGATCCGGTAA